The Artemia franciscana chromosome 21, ASM3288406v1, whole genome shotgun sequence genome includes the window ACGGACCGGGATGGTCCGTTAAGGCTTCCGGGATGGAGGAAAGCTTTAAGGAAATACGAACGCACGGGGGGAAACACGGCCCAATCAGAGGAAACAATAGCAAATGTTCCGTTCAGAACAGCACAAGTGCCGCTCCTCGTGGTGATAAAAAGCTTGTAATATTagggaaaaatattaaacatcgCAGACGAAAACCCTTTTTTCGAAGCTTTCCTCCATCCCCTCTAGAATTTTCCGTATTGTGAATTACCCCACTGAGAAAAGTCATTTTCATCTAGCCATTCGCCATCTACCTTCTTTGTTTTTAACAATTTCTTAACTGAGAACCTGAAAACGACACTTAAAGAGCCGTAACTATGATCAGAATTTCGGATTGTTCGAAATAAGTTTACGACTTAAGTCCTCGAGAATAACTGAGAATTGCCACTGTTTTTCTTCTGTCAGTTCCGGGAGTGGTTCATCATCTATGGGGTATATTTTCCCAAAAGGTCCGACACATATTTCACCTGGGTTTGGCccaggaggaggaggaggagctTCGTTTTTAGGTTTTCgtcctcttttctttttcgaTTTTTGAGGAGATTTTTGAACTGGTTTGAACTCCTTATCTTCTTGATCCTGGATTTGACGCTGAAAATAAGaatgatttttagttttttaaatttaattttttttaattaaaattcgttaaattaactaaaaatgagttaaagctaaattaaaaattataattaaaaaaacattataaggaaaggtatttagtttttaatgagaaaaaaataggctgtattattaaaactaatgaaaaaatattttaaattatctgCAAGCTATACAACATATCATGAGGCTGAAAATATGGTTGAGATTTCAAGtaatgaatgaatattttgatccCTGTAtccccccttgtatccctggccatggagcctttcgagggggaataagtgcATTGTAATTCCactttgaattgtattttgtattgcattgactaataataaacttcttgatgcattttttattgtatcgtatttttattttatttttcttattaaaacgCTGAAGTGTGAGAACTGCAAGGGCGTATCCTAGATTTTTTGTTCGGGGGCGTTATTATTTTCCAGGAAAAAGGTAGAATGATTACTTTAAAacattgtttatattcattttgttacgtttttacaagtcgtacaattttattttttagaggggatgggggggggggtaagtccgGGGGTAATTTTTTTGTCGCGGAGCTGGGCCGAGTACTTTCCCTGCTCTACAATACATTAATTATAAATACACCTTTGATAATGTTGCCGTTGTAGCCTTTTGAAATACCAAATTGAAGTACCACATTGAAGTATCTTATCTTAttgtattttatctttttttctggaaattataaattttattgcaCCAACAGATCTTTGATCTATTAATTCTTATTATTTCCGTTACAAATGTTCGAATTTAATGAAGCGCATGTAAATGAAGACAAATGACAAACAATAGAAGGCTTTTATTATCTATGTTATGAATATCGATCAGATATCGACCTTCGATGGTTCCCTATTGGATTCAATGTAATAACCTATAACTATAAGTAGTCGCGTAATTtcggcaaagttggagccaaatTTCCCAAATCCGGTGAAAACGAcacagaaaactgaaaaatgagccatataataCCATAAAGGtataaagatatactaaagaaaaccgACCCATTTCTGAGGACTCTtcaattatgcaggcttatcttacttttgacaaaatttttccaTTTCTGAGGACTCTTCAATTATGAAGGCTCATCTtccttttgacaaaatttctaaagaaactaaattttagctgggggggggggggcaaactgggtTCCGGGGGACAaacctaaataaataaatataaatatatataaataaatatatataaataaataaatatatatcacCACAAAGCTTGGTCTAACATATTAAATCATGCCGTAAAATGCAGTATTTTGTGTTTGAGCGCCTTATCCCACACCGAAGAATTAGAAATGGCTGGATCCATATGGATACCTATTAAAGCCAGGGGCGGTTTATCATGTTGGGGTGGTCATAAAACCATCCCTGCACGAAGAGGGATGTTTTGCTCTTTGGTAATCTCAAAGTGCTGCCACTAGAAAAATTGGAGACTAAAAGGTAAACTAGTTAATGCTTCAGACACCTCCCCCTCGTAACACCGAAAGATCAGACACAAGCTTATGACACGaataagttataaatatgaCTAATAAACCTAGTCTTGAAGCATCAGACGCATAGCCCCAAACATATGAAAATCTCCTTATTGC containing:
- the LOC136040590 gene encoding uncharacterized protein LOC136040590, encoding MSGLVSRNGASSSGTTAIRRTERIRRERPNFYDASEFISEKKLRRQIQDQEDKEFKPVQKSPQKSKKKRGRKPKNEAPPPPPGPNPGEICVGPFGKIYPIDDEPLPELTEEKQWQFSVILEDLSRKLISNNPKF